From the Pongo pygmaeus isolate AG05252 chromosome X, NHGRI_mPonPyg2-v2.0_pri, whole genome shotgun sequence genome, one window contains:
- the LOC129023886 gene encoding small integral membrane protein 30-like encodes MTSVSTQWLLVLILLLLLLPVVEAVEARDAIAVLLGVVLSIPGICACLGVCAQKRNGQI; translated from the coding sequence ATGACTTCTGTTTCAACACAATGGCTCTTAGTCCTCATTTTACTGCTTTTGTTGCTGCCTGTTGTTGAAGCAGTAGAAGCCAGAGATGCAATTGCTGTCTTGTTGGGTGTGGTTCTCAGCATTCCAGGCATTTGTGCTTGCTTGGGGGTATGTGCACAAAAGAGAAATGGACAGATATGA